A genomic region of Pseudomonas sp. KU43P contains the following coding sequences:
- a CDS encoding nuclear transport factor 2 family protein produces MSDANRDLITRFYQAFQRLDAEAMVACYSDDIVFSDPVFGTLRGRDAGDMWRMLTIRAKDFSLTFDQVRADVTSGCAHWVATYLFSQTGRVVINDIQARFVIRDGLICQHDDSFDLWRWSRQALGMPGVLLGWTPLLQNKVRQQAYKGLRAYQQAS; encoded by the coding sequence ATGAGCGACGCCAATCGTGACCTGATCACCCGCTTCTACCAGGCCTTCCAGCGCCTGGACGCCGAAGCCATGGTGGCCTGCTACAGCGATGACATCGTCTTCAGCGACCCAGTCTTCGGCACCTTGCGTGGGCGGGATGCCGGTGACATGTGGCGCATGCTCACCATCCGAGCCAAGGACTTCTCCCTGACCTTCGACCAGGTACGCGCCGACGTAACCAGCGGTTGCGCCCATTGGGTGGCGACGTACCTGTTCAGCCAGACTGGCCGAGTTGTCATCAACGATATTCAGGCGCGCTTCGTCATCCGCGATGGCCTTATCTGCCAGCATGACGACAGCTTCGACCTGTGGCGCTGGTCGCGTCAGGCACTGGGCATGCCAGGCGTGTTGCTGGGCTGGACGCCGCTGTTGCAGAACAAGGTCCGCCAGCAGGCGTACAAGGGACTGCGCGCGTACCAGCAGGCGAGTTGA
- a CDS encoding GIY-YIG nuclease family protein, whose protein sequence is MSDVIATPVGKPWFVYLVRAANGSLYCGISDDPQRRFVAHQKGQGARYFKTSPAQALVYVEQWPDKGEALRQERLVKRLRKSAKEALVASYAAS, encoded by the coding sequence GTGAGTGACGTGATCGCAACCCCAGTTGGCAAACCCTGGTTCGTCTACCTGGTACGGGCTGCCAATGGTTCGCTGTACTGCGGCATCAGTGATGACCCGCAGCGGCGTTTCGTGGCGCATCAGAAAGGGCAGGGAGCACGCTATTTCAAGACCAGCCCGGCGCAGGCGTTGGTCTATGTCGAGCAGTGGCCGGACAAGGGCGAAGCGCTGCGCCAGGAGCGTCTGGTGAAGCGGCTGCGAAAGTCTGCCAAGGAGGCCCTGGTGGCCTCCTATGCCGCCAGCTGA
- the yejK gene encoding nucleoid-associated protein YejK, whose amino-acid sequence MPIRHCIVHLIDKKPDGSPAVLHARDRELAASDAIENLLADLNDSYNAKQGKAWGFFHGESGAYPLSGWLKQYLEEEKDFAAFSRVAVEHLQKLMEESNLSTGGHILFAHYQQGMTDYLAIALLHHSEGVAVNAELDVTPSRHLDLGQLHLAARINLSEWKNNQNSKQYISFIKGKNGKKVSDYFRDFIGCQEGVDGPGETRTLLKAFSDFVESEDLPEESAREKTQTLVDYATTQTKLGEPVTLEELSSLIDEDRPKAFYDHIRNKDYGLSPEIPADKRTLNQFRRFTGRAEGLSISFEAHLLGDKVEYDEVAGTLIIKGLPTQLVDQLKRRKD is encoded by the coding sequence ATGCCAATCCGTCACTGCATCGTCCACCTGATCGACAAGAAGCCCGATGGCAGCCCCGCCGTGCTCCATGCACGTGACAGGGAGCTTGCGGCATCGGACGCTATCGAAAACCTGCTGGCCGACCTCAACGACAGCTACAACGCCAAACAGGGCAAGGCCTGGGGTTTCTTTCACGGTGAATCGGGCGCCTACCCGCTGAGCGGCTGGCTCAAGCAGTATCTGGAAGAGGAAAAGGACTTCGCAGCCTTCAGCCGGGTAGCCGTCGAACACCTGCAGAAACTGATGGAAGAATCCAACCTCTCCACCGGCGGCCACATCCTCTTCGCCCATTACCAGCAAGGCATGACCGACTACCTGGCGATCGCCCTGCTGCACCACAGTGAAGGCGTGGCGGTGAACGCCGAACTGGATGTGACGCCTTCGCGCCACCTCGACCTGGGCCAGCTGCACCTGGCAGCGCGCATCAACCTGTCGGAGTGGAAGAACAACCAGAACTCCAAACAGTACATCTCGTTCATCAAGGGCAAGAACGGCAAGAAGGTATCGGACTACTTCCGCGACTTCATCGGCTGTCAGGAAGGCGTCGACGGCCCGGGCGAGACCCGCACCCTGCTCAAGGCCTTCAGCGACTTCGTCGAAAGCGAGGACCTGCCTGAGGAATCTGCCCGGGAAAAGACCCAAACCTTGGTCGACTACGCCACCACCCAGACCAAGCTGGGCGAACCTGTGACCCTGGAAGAGCTGTCGAGCCTGATCGACGAAGACCGCCCCAAGGCGTTCTACGACCACATTCGCAACAAGGATTATGGCCTGTCGCCAGAGATTCCGGCGGACAAACGCACGCTCAACCAATTCCGCCGCTTCACCGGCCGCGCCGAGGGCCTGTCGATCAGCTTCGAAGCACACCTGCTGGGTGACAAGGTGGAGTACGACGAGGTGGCCGGCACCTTGATCATCAAAGGTTTGCCCACCCAGCTGGTGGATCAGCTGAAGCGCCGCAAGGACTGA
- a CDS encoding HU family DNA-binding protein has product MALTKDQLIADIAEAIDAPKTTARNALEQLGQIVADQLENGAEITLPGIGKLKVSERPARTGRNPSTGAAIEIAAKKVVKFVPAKGLTDAVNK; this is encoded by the coding sequence ATGGCATTGACCAAAGACCAACTGATTGCCGACATCGCCGAAGCCATCGACGCGCCGAAAACCACCGCCCGCAACGCGCTGGAGCAACTGGGCCAGATCGTTGCCGACCAACTGGAAAACGGTGCTGAAATCACCCTGCCAGGCATTGGCAAGCTGAAAGTCTCCGAGCGTCCTGCCCGTACCGGCCGCAACCCTTCGACTGGCGCCGCCATCGAAATCGCTGCCAAGAAAGTCGTCAAGTTCGTTCCGGCCAAAGGCCTGACCGACGCCGTCAACAAGTGA
- the rlmF gene encoding 23S rRNA (adenine(1618)-N(6))-methyltransferase RlmF has translation MTQKPTLHPRNRHQGRYDFPSLIKAHPDLARFTITNPHGKPSIDFANPEAVRVFNRALLKAQYGIQHWDIPADYLCPPIPGRADYIHVVADLLAEDNAGEVPKGAQVRALDVGVGANCIYPLLGHSDYRWRFLGSDIDPVALASAKAIVQANGLVKGIALRQQGNRKHILGGLLQADERFDLTLCNPPFHASRDEATRGSQRKWKNLGKQDPKRKLPVLNFGGQNNELWCEGGEIRFVTQLVGESVQCAEQVLWFTTLVSKASNLPGIEAALDKAGVKARRIVEMGQGQKQSRMVAWSFHDEAARQAWHARRKTQA, from the coding sequence ATGACCCAGAAACCCACCCTTCACCCGCGCAACCGCCACCAGGGCCGCTACGACTTCCCCAGCCTGATCAAGGCCCACCCGGACCTGGCTCGCTTCACCATCACCAACCCCCATGGCAAGCCCAGCATCGACTTCGCCAACCCCGAAGCCGTGCGGGTGTTCAACCGCGCCTTGCTCAAGGCCCAGTACGGCATCCAGCACTGGGACATCCCCGCCGACTACCTGTGCCCACCCATACCTGGTCGCGCCGACTACATCCACGTGGTCGCCGACCTGTTAGCCGAGGACAATGCCGGTGAGGTGCCCAAGGGTGCCCAGGTGCGCGCCCTGGACGTTGGCGTGGGCGCCAACTGCATCTATCCGCTGCTCGGCCACAGCGACTACCGCTGGCGCTTTCTCGGCAGCGACATCGACCCTGTGGCCCTGGCCTCGGCCAAGGCCATCGTGCAGGCCAACGGCCTGGTCAAGGGCATTGCCCTGCGCCAGCAGGGCAACCGCAAGCACATCCTTGGCGGATTGTTGCAAGCCGATGAACGCTTCGACCTGACCCTGTGCAACCCACCCTTCCACGCCTCACGTGATGAAGCCACCCGTGGCAGCCAGCGCAAGTGGAAGAACCTGGGCAAGCAGGACCCCAAGCGAAAGCTGCCGGTGCTGAACTTCGGCGGGCAGAACAACGAATTGTGGTGCGAGGGCGGCGAGATTCGTTTCGTCACGCAACTGGTCGGCGAAAGCGTGCAGTGCGCTGAACAGGTGCTGTGGTTCACCACCCTGGTGTCCAAGGCCAGCAACCTGCCTGGTATCGAAGCGGCCCTGGACAAGGCTGGCGTCAAAGCCCGGCGCATCGTCGAAATGGGCCAGGGGCAGAAGCAGAGCCGGATGGTCGCCTGGAGCTTCCATGACGAAGCTGCACGCCAAGCCTGGCACGCCCGGCGCAAAACACAGGCATGA
- a CDS encoding valine--tRNA ligase: MDKTYQPHAIETSWYNTWESENYFAPQGAGESYTIMIPPPNVTGSLHMGHGFNNAIMDALIRFRRMQGRNTLWQPGTDHAGIATQMLVERQLEAKGQNRHDLGREAFLDKVWEWKEQSGGNISRQIRRLGSSVDWSRERFTMDDGLSEAVKEAFVRLHEDGLIYRGKRLVNWDTKLHTAISDLEVENHDEKGHLWNLRYPLADGAKTAEGKDYLVVATTRPETLLGDAAVAVNPTDERYQALIGKFVELPLVGRRIPIVADDYCDPEFGTGCVKITPAHDFNDYEVGKRHNLPLLNIFDKNALVLSAAQAFNLDGSVNEQVDTSLPAQYAGLDRFVARKQIVADLDAQGLLVSIDDHALKVPKGDRSGTVIEPWLTDQWYVSTKPLAEPAIAAVEDGRIQFVPKQYENMYFSWMRDIQDWCISRQLWWGHRIPAWYDEAGQVYVGRNEEEVRAKHNLGADVKLRQDDDVLDTWFSSGLWTFSTLGWPEQTEFLKTFHSTDVLVTGFDIIFFWVARMIMLTMHLIKNEDGTPQVPFKTVYVHGLVRDGQGQKMSKSKGNVLDPLDIVDGITLDALLEKRTSGMMQPKLAEKIAKQTKAEFPEGIASYGTDALRFTFCSLASTGRDIKFDMGRVEGYRNFCNKIWNAARYVLDKGEDCGQNGEAYELSLADRWIISQLQRTEAEVTRQLEQFRFDLASQALYEFIWNQYCDWYLELSKPVLWDENAPVERARGTRRTLVRVLEVALRLAHPFMPFITEEIWQRIAPLAGIDGKTIMLQPWPVANEARIDVAAEGDIEWLQQLMVGLRNIRAEMNIGPGKPLPLFLKNANADDQRRLQENEALLKKLAKVESFTVLGDADEAPLSATALVGDLQVLVPMAGLIDKDAELARLNKEIQRLQGEVQRVGGKLSNAAFVDKAPPAVIEKERAKLAESEQALANFTEQHARIAAL; the protein is encoded by the coding sequence ATGGATAAGACCTACCAGCCGCACGCCATCGAAACTTCCTGGTACAACACCTGGGAGTCCGAGAACTATTTCGCCCCGCAAGGTGCAGGTGAGTCCTACACCATCATGATCCCGCCACCGAACGTGACGGGCAGCCTGCACATGGGCCACGGTTTCAACAACGCGATCATGGACGCCCTGATCCGTTTCCGCCGCATGCAGGGCCGCAACACCCTGTGGCAGCCGGGTACCGACCACGCCGGTATCGCCACCCAGATGCTGGTCGAGCGCCAGCTCGAAGCCAAGGGCCAGAACCGCCACGACCTGGGCCGCGAGGCCTTCCTCGACAAGGTCTGGGAATGGAAGGAGCAGTCCGGTGGCAACATCAGCCGGCAGATCCGCCGCCTGGGTTCGTCGGTCGACTGGAGCCGCGAGCGCTTCACCATGGACGACGGCCTGTCCGAAGCGGTCAAGGAAGCCTTCGTGCGCCTGCACGAAGATGGCCTGATCTACCGCGGCAAGCGCCTGGTCAACTGGGACACCAAGCTGCACACGGCGATCTCCGACCTCGAAGTGGAAAACCACGACGAGAAAGGCCACCTGTGGAACCTGCGCTACCCGCTGGCCGACGGCGCCAAGACCGCCGAAGGCAAGGACTACCTGGTGGTCGCCACCACGCGTCCGGAAACCCTGCTGGGTGACGCCGCGGTCGCGGTCAACCCGACCGACGAGCGCTACCAGGCACTGATCGGCAAGTTCGTCGAGCTGCCGCTGGTCGGCCGTCGCATCCCGATCGTCGCCGACGACTATTGCGACCCCGAGTTCGGCACCGGCTGCGTGAAGATCACTCCGGCCCACGACTTCAACGACTATGAAGTCGGCAAGCGCCACAACCTGCCGCTGCTCAACATCTTCGACAAGAATGCCCTGGTGCTGTCCGCCGCCCAGGCCTTCAACCTCGACGGCAGCGTCAACGAGCAGGTCGACACCAGCCTGCCTGCCCAGTACGCCGGCCTCGACCGCTTCGTCGCGCGCAAGCAGATCGTCGCCGATCTGGATGCCCAGGGCCTACTGGTCAGCATCGACGACCACGCCCTGAAAGTGCCGAAAGGCGACCGCTCCGGCACCGTCATCGAACCGTGGCTGACCGACCAGTGGTACGTGTCCACCAAGCCGCTGGCCGAGCCTGCGATCGCTGCCGTGGAAGATGGCCGTATCCAGTTCGTGCCCAAGCAGTACGAGAACATGTACTTCTCCTGGATGCGCGACATCCAGGACTGGTGCATCAGCCGCCAGCTGTGGTGGGGCCACCGCATTCCGGCCTGGTACGACGAAGCCGGCCAGGTCTACGTAGGCCGCAACGAGGAAGAAGTGCGCGCCAAGCACAACCTCGGCGCCGACGTGAAGCTGCGCCAGGACGACGACGTGCTCGACACCTGGTTCAGTTCGGGTCTGTGGACCTTCTCCACCCTGGGCTGGCCTGAGCAGACCGAATTCCTCAAGACCTTCCACTCCACCGACGTGCTGGTCACCGGTTTCGACATCATCTTCTTCTGGGTTGCGCGCATGATCATGCTGACCATGCACCTGATCAAGAACGAGGATGGCACCCCGCAGGTACCGTTCAAGACCGTGTACGTGCACGGCCTTGTCCGCGACGGCCAGGGCCAGAAGATGTCCAAGTCCAAGGGCAACGTCCTCGACCCGCTGGACATCGTCGACGGCATCACCCTCGACGCCCTGCTGGAAAAACGCACCAGCGGCATGATGCAGCCCAAGCTTGCCGAGAAGATCGCCAAGCAGACCAAGGCCGAGTTCCCCGAAGGCATCGCCAGCTACGGCACCGACGCCCTGCGCTTCACCTTCTGCTCGCTGGCCTCCACCGGTCGCGACATCAAGTTCGACATGGGCCGCGTCGAAGGCTACCGCAACTTCTGCAACAAGATCTGGAACGCCGCCCGCTACGTCCTGGACAAGGGCGAGGACTGCGGCCAGAACGGCGAAGCCTACGAGCTGTCGCTGGCCGACCGCTGGATCATCTCGCAGCTGCAGCGCACCGAAGCCGAGGTGACCCGCCAGCTCGAGCAGTTCCGCTTCGACCTGGCCAGCCAGGCCTTGTACGAGTTCATCTGGAACCAGTACTGCGACTGGTATCTGGAGCTTTCCAAGCCGGTCCTGTGGGACGAGAATGCCCCGGTCGAGCGCGCCCGCGGCACCCGTCGCACCCTGGTTCGCGTGCTGGAAGTGGCGCTGCGCCTGGCGCACCCGTTCATGCCGTTCATCACCGAAGAGATCTGGCAGCGCATCGCGCCGCTGGCCGGCATCGATGGCAAGACCATCATGCTGCAGCCGTGGCCGGTGGCCAATGAGGCCCGTATCGACGTGGCCGCCGAAGGCGATATCGAATGGCTGCAACAGCTGATGGTCGGCCTGCGCAACATCCGCGCCGAGATGAACATCGGCCCGGGCAAGCCACTGCCGCTGTTCCTCAAGAACGCCAATGCCGACGACCAGCGTCGCCTGCAAGAGAACGAAGCGCTGCTGAAGAAGCTGGCCAAGGTCGAGTCGTTCACCGTGCTCGGCGATGCCGACGAAGCCCCGCTGTCGGCTACCGCACTGGTCGGCGACCTGCAGGTGCTGGTACCGATGGCCGGCCTGATCGACAAGGACGCCGAGCTGGCTCGCCTGAACAAGGAAATCCAGCGCCTTCAAGGTGAAGTGCAGCGCGTGGGCGGCAAACTGTCCAACGCGGCCTTCGTCGACAAGGCACCGCCTGCGGTGATCGAAAAGGAGCGCGCCAAGCTGGCTGAGTCCGAGCAGGCGCTGGCGAACTTCACCGAGCAGCATGCGCGGATCGCTGCGCTGTAA
- a CDS encoding DNA polymerase III subunit chi, with protein MDKPSALPDSAHLLDDLESIRQLLGDADLQPPLLTETVEQIPLLLDTPTGDAEPAPEPAKAEPEDDPQTRRQDTLLHLEAELRAAAQLIMQDVINDFTPHIETEIKRRLDARIERLIQRSE; from the coding sequence ATGGACAAGCCTTCCGCCCTACCCGATTCCGCCCATCTGCTCGACGACCTGGAGTCGATTCGCCAGCTGCTGGGCGATGCCGACCTGCAGCCGCCGTTGCTGACCGAGACGGTCGAGCAGATTCCGTTGTTGCTGGACACCCCGACCGGCGACGCCGAGCCCGCACCAGAGCCGGCCAAGGCCGAGCCCGAGGATGACCCGCAGACCCGCCGCCAGGACACCTTGCTGCACCTGGAAGCCGAACTGCGTGCCGCGGCGCAGTTGATCATGCAGGACGTGATCAACGACTTCACCCCGCATATCGAGACCGAGATCAAGCGTCGGCTGGATGCGCGCATCGAGCGGCTGATCCAGCGCTCCGAATAA
- a CDS encoding DNA polymerase III subunit chi produces MSKVDFYILPTDSLSARLDFACKLCEKAWRLGHRVYLHCQDAEQREALDQRLWRFKGEAFVPHDLAEAHADATVALGLADNAGEHHDLLINLGADVPTFVGQFERVAEIVVEEPGIRQSARERFRFYREQGYALQDHRLQRL; encoded by the coding sequence ATGAGCAAAGTCGATTTCTACATCCTTCCCACCGACTCGCTGTCGGCGCGGCTGGATTTCGCCTGCAAGCTGTGCGAGAAGGCCTGGCGCCTCGGTCACCGCGTCTACCTGCATTGCCAGGACGCCGAACAACGCGAGGCGCTGGACCAGCGCCTGTGGCGTTTCAAGGGCGAGGCATTCGTCCCCCACGACCTGGCCGAAGCCCATGCCGATGCCACTGTCGCCCTGGGCCTGGCCGACAATGCCGGTGAACACCACGACCTGTTGATCAACCTGGGTGCCGATGTGCCCACGTTCGTCGGCCAGTTCGAGCGGGTTGCCGAGATCGTGGTCGAGGAGCCTGGCATCCGCCAATCGGCCCGTGAACGTTTCCGTTTCTACCGCGAACAGGGCTATGCTCTGCAAGACCACCGCTTACAGCGACTTTGA
- a CDS encoding leucyl aminopeptidase codes for MELVVKSVAAASVKTATLVVPVGEGRKLGAVAKAVDQASEGAISAVLKRGDLAGKPGQTLLLQSLPGLKAERVLLVGSGKDEALGDRAWRKLVASVAGVLKGLNGSDAVLALDDIAVNNRDAHYGKYRLLAETLLDGEYVFDRFKSQKAEPRALKKITLLADKAGQAEVERAVKHASAIATGMAFTRDLGNLPPNLCHPSYLAEQAKDLGKAHKGLKVEVLDEKKIKDLGMGAFYAVGQGSDQPPRLIVLNYQGGKKADKPFVLVGKGITFDTGGISLKPGAGMDEMKFDMCGAASVFGTLRAVLELQLPINLVCLLACAENMPSGGATRPGDIVTTMSGQTVEILNTDAEGRLVLCDTLTYAERFKPQAVIDIATLTGACIVALGSHTSGLMGNNDELVGQLLDAGKRADDRAWQLPLFDEYQEQLDSPFADMGNIGGPKAGTITAGCFLSRFAKAYDWAHLDIAGTAWISGGKDKGATGRPVPMLTQYLLDRAGA; via the coding sequence ATGGAACTGGTTGTAAAAAGCGTAGCCGCTGCATCCGTAAAAACCGCCACACTGGTCGTTCCAGTGGGTGAAGGCCGCAAGCTCGGCGCCGTTGCCAAGGCCGTCGACCAGGCCAGCGAAGGCGCCATCAGCGCCGTGCTCAAGCGTGGTGACCTGGCCGGCAAGCCTGGCCAGACCCTACTGCTGCAAAGCCTGCCGGGCCTTAAAGCCGAGCGCGTACTGCTGGTAGGCAGCGGCAAGGACGAAGCCCTCGGCGACCGCGCCTGGCGCAAGCTGGTCGCCAGTGTGGCTGGCGTGCTGAAGGGCCTGAACGGCAGCGATGCCGTGCTCGCCCTGGACGACATCGCCGTCAACAACCGCGATGCCCATTACGGCAAATACCGCCTGCTGGCCGAGACCCTGCTCGACGGCGAATACGTGTTCGACCGCTTCAAGAGCCAGAAAGCCGAACCTCGCGCCCTGAAGAAGATCACCCTGCTGGCCGACAAGGCCGGCCAGGCCGAGGTCGAGCGCGCCGTCAAGCATGCCAGCGCCATCGCCACCGGCATGGCTTTCACCCGCGACCTGGGCAACCTGCCGCCGAACCTGTGCCACCCCAGCTACCTCGCCGAACAGGCCAAGGACCTGGGCAAGGCCCACAAGGGCCTGAAGGTCGAAGTACTGGACGAGAAGAAGATCAAGGACTTGGGCATGGGTGCGTTCTACGCCGTGGGCCAGGGCAGCGACCAGCCGCCACGGTTGATCGTGCTGAACTACCAGGGTGGCAAGAAGGCCGACAAACCCTTCGTGCTGGTCGGCAAGGGCATCACGTTCGACACCGGCGGCATCAGCCTGAAACCAGGCGCCGGCATGGACGAGATGAAGTTCGACATGTGCGGGGCCGCCAGCGTGTTCGGCACCCTGCGCGCGGTGCTCGAACTGCAGCTGCCGATCAACCTGGTATGCCTGCTCGCCTGTGCCGAGAACATGCCCAGTGGCGGCGCCACCCGCCCAGGCGACATCGTCACTACCATGAGCGGGCAGACGGTTGAGATCCTCAACACCGACGCCGAGGGCCGCCTGGTGCTGTGCGACACCCTGACCTACGCCGAGCGTTTCAAGCCGCAGGCCGTGATCGACATCGCCACCCTGACCGGTGCCTGCATCGTCGCCCTGGGCAGCCACACTTCGGGCCTGATGGGCAACAACGACGAACTGGTCGGCCAACTGCTGGACGCTGGCAAGCGTGCCGATGACCGTGCCTGGCAGCTGCCGCTGTTCGACGAGTACCAGGAGCAACTGGACAGCCCGTTCGCCGACATGGGCAACATCGGCGGGCCGAAGGCCGGCACCATCACTGCGGGCTGCTTCCTTTCGCGCTTTGCCAAAGCCTACGATTGGGCGCACCTGGACATCGCCGGTACCGCTTGGATCAGCGGCGGCAAGGACAAGGGCGCCACTGGCCGTCCTGTGCCGATGCTGACCCAGTACCTGCTGGACCGCGCCGGCGCCTGA
- the lptF gene encoding LPS export ABC transporter permease LptF, translating into MIVFRYLSREVLLTLSAVSAVLLVIIMSGRFIKYLAQAAQGVLDPSVLFLIMGFRLPGFLQLILPLGLFLGILLAYGRLYLESEMTVLSATGMSQQRLLGLTMAPAALVALLVAWLSLSLAPLGVAQVQQIISQQDALTEFDTLVPGRFQTLRDGSRVTYTEELSDDRSNLAGVFISEKRFNQDKTKDRAPSVLVAEKGHQEVQADGNRYLVLQNGYRYDGNPGQADYRAIKYDTYGVLLPKPEVTEEVTEREAIPTSELFGSNGLRERAELQWRISLPILVFVVTLLAVPLSRVNPRQGRFLKLLPAILLYMAYLTMLISARGALEKGKLPIALGLWWVHGLFLLIGLGLMYWEPLRLKMAARRAEVAHG; encoded by the coding sequence TTGATCGTCTTTCGTTATCTGTCCCGCGAGGTCCTGTTGACCTTGAGCGCCGTCAGCGCCGTGCTGCTGGTGATCATCATGAGCGGGCGCTTCATCAAGTACCTGGCCCAGGCGGCCCAGGGCGTGCTCGACCCGAGCGTGCTGTTTCTGATCATGGGTTTCCGCCTGCCGGGCTTTCTGCAACTGATCCTGCCACTGGGGCTGTTCCTCGGCATCCTGCTGGCCTACGGGCGGTTGTACCTGGAAAGCGAAATGACCGTGCTGTCGGCCACTGGCATGAGCCAGCAGCGCCTGCTCGGCCTGACCATGGCGCCGGCTGCACTGGTGGCGCTGCTGGTGGCCTGGCTGAGCTTGAGCCTGGCGCCGCTGGGTGTGGCCCAGGTGCAGCAGATCATCAGCCAGCAGGACGCCCTGACCGAGTTCGATACCCTGGTGCCCGGTCGCTTCCAGACCCTGCGCGATGGTTCGCGGGTGACCTACACCGAAGAACTGTCGGATGACCGCAGCAACCTCGCCGGTGTGTTCATCTCCGAGAAGCGCTTCAATCAGGACAAGACCAAGGACCGCGCGCCTTCCGTTCTGGTCGCCGAAAAAGGCCACCAGGAAGTGCAGGCCGACGGCAACCGCTACCTGGTTCTGCAAAATGGTTATCGCTACGACGGCAACCCCGGCCAGGCCGACTACCGCGCGATCAAGTACGACACCTACGGTGTGCTGCTGCCAAAGCCGGAAGTCACCGAGGAAGTGACCGAGCGTGAAGCGATCCCTACCTCGGAGCTGTTCGGCAGCAACGGCCTGCGCGAGCGAGCCGAGCTGCAATGGCGGATCTCGCTGCCGATCCTGGTGTTCGTGGTGACCCTGCTTGCGGTGCCGCTGTCCAGGGTCAACCCGCGCCAGGGCCGCTTCCTCAAGTTGTTGCCGGCGATTCTTCTGTACATGGCTTACCTGACAATGCTGATTTCCGCTCGCGGCGCCCTGGAAAAGGGCAAGTTGCCGATCGCCCTGGGCCTGTGGTGGGTGCATGGGCTGTTCCTGTTGATCGGCCTTGGCCTGATGTACTGGGAACCGCTGCGCCTGAAGATGGCTGCCCGTCGTGCGGAGGTGGCCCATGGCTAA
- the lptG gene encoding LPS export ABC transporter permease LptG — translation MAKLDRYIGQSVLLAILAVLGIILGLASLFAFIDEMSDLSDTYTVMEAGSFVLLTAPRRLYDMLPMAALIGCLIGLGSLASSSELTIMRAAGVSIGRIVWAVMKPMLVLMLAGVLIGEYVAPVTENKAQADRSLAQGGGEAQSSKRGMWHRQGEEFVHINAVQPNGLLLGVTRYHFDSERKIVTSSFARRAQYNQDHWLLSDVSTTYFRGDHTEVVKAPEERWDVSVTPQLLNTVILAPESLSISGLWDYIHYLSDQGLNNSRYWLAFWTKVLQPIVTAALVLMAISFIFGPLRSVTLGQRVFTGVLVGFVFRIAGDLLGPSSQVFGFPPLLAVVIPAGVCALAGIWLLRRAG, via the coding sequence ATGGCTAAGCTCGATCGCTATATCGGCCAGAGCGTACTGCTGGCCATTCTGGCCGTGCTGGGGATCATCCTCGGCCTGGCCTCGCTGTTCGCCTTCATCGATGAGATGAGCGACCTGAGCGACACCTATACCGTGATGGAAGCGGGCAGCTTCGTGTTGCTGACCGCCCCGCGGCGCCTGTACGACATGCTGCCGATGGCCGCCCTGATCGGCTGCCTGATCGGCCTGGGCAGCCTGGCGAGCAGCAGCGAACTGACCATCATGCGTGCTGCCGGGGTTTCCATCGGCCGTATCGTCTGGGCGGTCATGAAGCCGATGCTGGTGCTGATGCTGGCGGGTGTGCTGATTGGCGAATACGTGGCCCCGGTAACCGAGAACAAGGCCCAGGCCGATCGTTCCCTGGCCCAGGGTGGTGGTGAAGCGCAGAGCTCCAAGCGCGGCATGTGGCATCGTCAGGGCGAAGAGTTCGTGCACATCAACGCCGTGCAGCCCAATGGCCTGCTGCTGGGTGTGACCCGTTACCACTTCGACAGCGAGCGCAAGATCGTCACCTCGAGCTTCGCGCGCCGTGCGCAGTACAACCAGGACCACTGGTTGCTCAGCGATGTCAGCACCACGTATTTCCGTGGCGACCATACCGAAGTGGTCAAGGCCCCTGAAGAGCGCTGGGATGTGTCGGTGACGCCGCAGTTGCTCAACACGGTGATCCTGGCGCCTGAATCGCTGTCCATCTCGGGGTTGTGGGACTACATCCACTATCTGTCCGACCAGGGACTGAACAACTCCCGCTACTGGCTGGCGTTTTGGACCAAGGTCTTGCAACCGATCGTGACCGCAGCGTTGGTGCTGATGGCGATTTCCTTCATCTTCGGGCCGCTGCGTTCGGTGACCCTGGGCCAGCGCGTGTTCACCGGTGTTCTGGTGGGCTTTGTGTTCCGGATCGCCGGCGATCTGCTGGGCCCTTCGAGCCAGGTGTTCGGCTTCCCGCCGTTGCTGGCGGTGGTGATACCGGCGGGGGTGTGCGCCCTGGCAGGGATCTGGTTGTTGCGCCGGGCCGGATAA